A single window of Streptomyces aquilus DNA harbors:
- a CDS encoding VOC family protein translates to MISGAHVIVYSQDAEKDRAFIRDVLGFPGVDAGGGWLVFKLPPAEVAVHPTDGPPRHEFYLMCDDLDAQLDEFRAQGVEVTRPVSEQRWGRLTAVRLPSGAELPLYQPLHPVAHSL, encoded by the coding sequence ATGATCAGCGGTGCGCATGTCATCGTCTACAGCCAGGACGCCGAGAAGGACCGTGCCTTCATCCGCGACGTCCTCGGGTTTCCCGGCGTCGACGCGGGCGGCGGGTGGCTCGTCTTCAAGCTGCCCCCGGCCGAGGTCGCCGTACACCCGACCGACGGCCCGCCCCGGCACGAGTTCTACCTGATGTGCGACGACCTCGACGCGCAGCTCGACGAGTTCCGCGCCCAGGGCGTCGAGGTCACCCGTCCGGTCAGCGAACAGCGCTGGGGCAGACTGACGGCGGTCCGGCTCCCGAGCGGCGCCGAACTTCCGCTGTACCAACCGCTGCACCCCGTCGCCCACAGCTTGTGA